One region of Pseudomonas glycinae genomic DNA includes:
- a CDS encoding ABC transporter permease encodes MKMAATASRPSTATGSAASAAGLASGKASAMAQAPSLKQRWRGAGNLAPALLFLGLFFLAPLIGLLLRGVLEPVPGLGNYEQLFANSAYARVLFNTFSVAGLVTVFSLLLGFPLAWAITLVPRGWGRWILNIVLLSMWTSLLARTYSWLVLLQASGVINKALMAMGIIDQPLEMVHNLTGVVIGMSYIMIPFIVLPLQATMQAIDPMILQAGSICGASPWTNFFRVFLPLCRPGLASGGLMVFVMSLGYYVTPALLGGAQNMMLPEFIIQQVQSFLNWGLASAGAALLIVITLVLFYVYLKLQPESPVGASHAR; translated from the coding sequence ATGAAAATGGCGGCCACCGCGTCCCGTCCCTCCACTGCCACCGGGAGCGCCGCAAGCGCTGCCGGCCTGGCATCCGGCAAGGCGAGTGCCATGGCGCAAGCCCCGTCCCTCAAGCAACGCTGGCGCGGCGCCGGCAACCTCGCGCCGGCACTGCTGTTCCTCGGTCTGTTCTTTCTCGCCCCGCTGATTGGTTTGTTGCTGCGCGGCGTGCTGGAACCGGTGCCGGGCCTCGGCAACTATGAACAACTGTTCGCCAACTCGGCGTATGCACGGGTGCTGTTCAACACCTTCTCGGTGGCGGGACTGGTGACGGTGTTCAGCCTGCTGCTGGGCTTCCCGCTGGCCTGGGCAATCACCCTGGTGCCGCGTGGCTGGGGCCGCTGGATCCTCAACATCGTGCTGCTGTCGATGTGGACAAGCCTCCTCGCCCGCACCTATTCCTGGCTGGTGCTGTTGCAGGCTTCGGGCGTCATCAATAAAGCCTTGATGGCCATGGGCATCATCGATCAGCCGCTGGAAATGGTGCACAACCTGACCGGCGTAGTGATCGGCATGAGCTACATCATGATTCCGTTCATCGTGCTGCCGTTGCAGGCGACCATGCAGGCCATCGACCCGATGATCCTGCAGGCCGGCTCGATCTGTGGCGCAAGTCCCTGGACCAACTTCTTCCGGGTGTTCCTGCCGCTGTGCCGGCCGGGTCTGGCGTCCGGCGGGTTGATGGTGTTCGTGATGTCGCTCGGTTACTACGTCACCCCGGCGCTGCTGGGCGGGGCGCAGAACATGATGCTGCCGGAATTCATCATTCAGCAGGTGCAGTCGTTCCTCAACTGGGGCCTGGCCAGCGCCGGCGCCGCGT
- a CDS encoding ABC transporter substrate-binding protein, producing MVLNKAATAIFLAGLLSVTGQAAMAAESVNFVSWGGSTQDAQKQAWADPFSKASGITVVQDGPTDYGKLKAMVESGNVQWDVVDVEADFALRAAAEGLLEPLDFKQIQRDKIDPRFVSDYGVGSFFFSFVLGYNEGKLGANKPQDWSALFDTKTFPGKRALYKWPSPGVLELALLADGVPADKLYPLDLDRAFKKLDTIKKDIVWWGGGAQSQQLLASGEASMGQFWNGRIHALQEDGAPVGVSWKQNLVMADILVVPKGAKNKDAAMKFLASASSAKGQADFSNLTAYAPVNVDSVQRLDSTLAPNLPTAYAKDQITLDFAYWAKNGPAIATRWNEWLVK from the coding sequence ATGGTGTTGAACAAAGCTGCAACCGCGATCTTTCTTGCGGGACTGCTGAGCGTGACCGGCCAGGCCGCGATGGCCGCCGAGAGTGTGAACTTTGTCAGCTGGGGCGGTAGCACCCAGGATGCGCAGAAACAGGCCTGGGCCGATCCGTTCAGCAAGGCCAGCGGCATCACCGTCGTGCAGGACGGCCCGACCGACTACGGCAAACTCAAGGCTATGGTCGAAAGCGGCAACGTGCAATGGGACGTGGTCGACGTCGAAGCCGACTTCGCTCTGCGCGCCGCCGCCGAAGGCCTGCTCGAACCCCTCGATTTCAAACAGATCCAGCGCGACAAGATCGACCCGCGTTTCGTCAGCGACTACGGCGTCGGCTCGTTCTTCTTCTCCTTCGTCCTCGGCTACAACGAGGGCAAACTCGGCGCCAACAAGCCGCAGGACTGGAGCGCGCTGTTCGACACCAAGACCTTCCCCGGCAAACGCGCCCTGTACAAATGGCCAAGTCCCGGCGTGCTTGAGCTCGCCCTGCTCGCCGACGGCGTGCCGGCCGACAAGCTTTACCCGCTGGACCTGGATCGCGCCTTCAAGAAACTCGACACCATCAAGAAAGACATCGTCTGGTGGGGCGGTGGCGCGCAGTCGCAGCAACTGCTGGCCTCCGGTGAAGCGAGCATGGGCCAGTTCTGGAACGGCCGGATTCATGCCCTGCAGGAAGACGGCGCACCGGTCGGCGTGAGCTGGAAACAGAACCTGGTCATGGCCGACATTCTGGTCGTGCCAAAGGGCGCGAAAAACAAGGACGCGGCGATGAAGTTTCTGGCCAGCGCCAGTAGCGCGAAGGGCCAGGCCGACTTCTCCAACCTGACCGCCTACGCCCCGGTCAACGTCGACAGTGTGCAGCGTCTGGATTCGACGCTGGCCCCGAACCTGCCGACTGCCTACGCTAAGGATCAGATCACTCTTGATTTCGCGTACTGGGCCAAGAACGGTCCGGCCATCGCGACACGGTGGAACGAATGGCTGGTCAAATGA
- the ribBA gene encoding bifunctional 3,4-dihydroxy-2-butanone-4-phosphate synthase/GTP cyclohydrolase II yields the protein MAFNSIEEIIEDYRLGKMVLLVDDEDRENEGDLLLAADRCTPEAISFMAREARGLICLTLTDDHCQRLGLEQMVPSNGSVFSTAFTVSIEAAVGVTTGISAADRACTVAAAVAPNARAEDLVQPGHIFPLRAKEGGVLTRAGHTEAGCDLARLAGFTPASVIVEVMNDDGTMARRPDLEVFARKHGIKIGTIADLIHYRLSTEHTIERIGERELPTVHGTFRLITFEDRIEGGVHMAMVMGELRREEPTLVRVHVIDPLRDLVGAEYSGPTNWTLWAALQRVAAEGHGVVVVLANHESSQALLERIPQLTQPPRQFSRSQSRIYSEVGTGAQILQNLGVGKLRHLGPPLKYAGLTGYDLEVVESIPFTE from the coding sequence ATGGCCTTCAACAGCATCGAAGAAATCATCGAAGATTATCGTCTTGGCAAAATGGTGTTGCTGGTCGATGACGAAGACCGGGAAAACGAAGGCGACCTGTTGCTGGCCGCCGACCGTTGCACGCCCGAGGCAATCAGTTTCATGGCCCGTGAGGCTCGGGGGCTGATCTGCCTGACGTTGACTGACGATCATTGCCAGCGTCTGGGGCTGGAGCAGATGGTGCCGAGCAATGGCAGCGTGTTCAGCACCGCGTTCACGGTTTCCATCGAAGCGGCGGTCGGTGTGACTACTGGCATTTCCGCAGCCGACCGCGCCTGTACGGTGGCCGCTGCGGTGGCGCCGAACGCACGCGCAGAAGACCTGGTGCAGCCAGGCCATATCTTTCCGTTGCGCGCCAAGGAAGGTGGTGTGTTGACCCGCGCCGGTCACACCGAGGCTGGTTGTGATCTGGCGCGGCTGGCCGGTTTCACGCCAGCCTCGGTGATCGTCGAAGTGATGAACGACGACGGCACCATGGCCCGTCGTCCGGATCTGGAAGTCTTCGCCCGCAAACACGGGATCAAGATCGGCACCATCGCCGACCTGATCCACTATCGCCTGAGCACCGAACACACCATTGAGCGCATCGGTGAACGCGAGTTGCCGACGGTGCATGGCACCTTCCGTTTGATCACTTTCGAAGATCGCATCGAGGGCGGCGTGCACATGGCGATGGTCATGGGTGAGCTGCGCCGCGAAGAGCCCACGCTGGTGCGCGTGCATGTGATTGATCCGCTGCGCGATCTGGTCGGCGCCGAGTACAGCGGGCCGACGAACTGGACGTTGTGGGCAGCGCTGCAACGGGTCGCGGCCGAAGGGCATGGCGTGGTCGTGGTGCTGGCCAATCATGAGTCTTCCCAGGCGCTGCTGGAGCGCATTCCGCAACTGACTCAGCCGCCTCGACAGTTCAGTCGCTCGCAATCGCGGATCTATTCGGAAGTCGGCACCGGGGCGCAGATTCTGCAGAACCTGGGCGTCGGCAAGCTGCGCCACTTGGGCCCGCCGCTGAAGTATGCCGGGTTGACTGGGTACGATCTTGAGGTAGTTGAGAGCATTCCATTCACCGAATGA
- a CDS encoding DUF1330 domain-containing protein — protein MKAYWIAHVDITDPDHYSQYTQRAPKAFAEFGAKFLARGGRSEAMEGRTTPQRSVVIEFDSYEKAVACYRSAAYQEAKSYREEWARAEIVIVEGMVP, from the coding sequence ATGAAGGCGTACTGGATTGCTCACGTGGACATCACCGATCCCGATCACTACAGCCAATACACCCAGCGCGCGCCGAAAGCGTTCGCCGAGTTCGGCGCGAAGTTCTTGGCCAGAGGCGGGCGCAGCGAAGCAATGGAAGGGCGGACGACGCCGCAGCGCAGCGTGGTGATCGAGTTCGACAGCTACGAGAAGGCGGTGGCGTGCTATCGCTCGGCGGCGTATCAGGAAGCGAAAAGCTATCGCGAGGAGTGGGCGCGGGCGGAGATCGTTATTGTGGAAGGGATGGTGCCGTAA
- a CDS encoding NUDIX hydrolase translates to MFSPSFCPKCGGADLGQQVPPGDTHERLMCRGCGYIHYVNPKIIAGCIIEQDGKYLLCQRAIPPRPGTWTLPAGFMESGETTEQAALREVWEESGVRAEIVSPYSIFSVPKISEVYIIFRALALEITGQYGPETLACKFFAPEDIPWEQIYYPAIRQILERYIEERQAGVYGMYMGNDDSGKIHFMR, encoded by the coding sequence ATGTTCAGCCCGAGCTTTTGCCCGAAATGCGGTGGCGCTGACCTCGGTCAGCAAGTGCCGCCGGGCGATACGCACGAGCGCCTGATGTGCCGCGGTTGCGGCTACATCCACTATGTAAACCCGAAGATCATCGCCGGCTGCATCATCGAGCAGGACGGCAAGTACCTCTTGTGCCAACGGGCGATTCCCCCGCGCCCCGGCACCTGGACCCTGCCCGCCGGTTTCATGGAAAGCGGCGAAACCACCGAACAGGCGGCCCTGCGCGAAGTCTGGGAAGAAAGCGGCGTGCGCGCGGAAATCGTCTCGCCGTATTCAATTTTCAGCGTGCCGAAGATCAGCGAGGTCTACATCATCTTCCGCGCCCTCGCGCTGGAGATCACCGGCCAGTACGGCCCGGAAACCCTCGCCTGCAAATTCTTCGCCCCCGAAGACATCCCGTGGGAGCAGATCTACTACCCGGCGATCCGGCAGATCCTCGAACGCTACATCGAGGAACGCCAGGCCGGGGTGTATGGCATGTACATGGGCAATGACGACAGCGGCAAGATTCATTTCATGCGTTGA
- a CDS encoding GntR family transcriptional regulator, with the protein MKRLPLDDSFKVNRNPVTLREIVLDKLRSAIMNFQLLPGDRLVERDLCDRLGVSRTSVREALRHLESEGLVEFADAKGPRVAIITLADAVDIYELRCVLEGLIVQLFTLRAKAKDIKALEKALDENRKALKDGELQQVIDSVQGFYDVLLEGSGNHVAATQLRQLQARISYLRATSVSQENRRGASNHEMEKMVEAIKSGDPLAAHQACVDHVRAAAAVALDYLKRKQEETGDTPPITLPIALKEPRIGH; encoded by the coding sequence ATGAAACGCCTGCCACTCGACGACAGCTTCAAGGTCAATCGCAACCCCGTCACCCTGCGCGAAATCGTGCTGGATAAACTGCGAAGCGCCATCATGAACTTCCAGCTGCTGCCGGGCGATCGCCTGGTGGAGCGCGATCTGTGCGATCGCCTGGGCGTGAGCCGTACGTCGGTGCGTGAAGCCTTGCGTCACCTCGAATCCGAAGGCCTGGTGGAATTCGCCGACGCCAAGGGCCCGCGCGTGGCGATCATCACCCTCGCCGATGCCGTCGACATTTATGAGCTGCGTTGCGTGCTCGAAGGCCTGATCGTCCAGCTGTTCACCCTGCGCGCCAAGGCCAAGGACATCAAGGCCCTGGAAAAAGCCCTCGACGAGAACCGCAAGGCGCTCAAGGACGGCGAGTTGCAGCAGGTGATCGACTCGGTGCAGGGTTTCTACGACGTGCTGCTGGAAGGTTCCGGCAACCATGTCGCAGCCACTCAGCTGCGTCAGTTGCAGGCGCGTATCAGCTACTTGCGCGCAACGTCGGTGTCCCAGGAAAACCGTCGCGGCGCCAGCAATCACGAGATGGAAAAAATGGTTGAGGCGATCAAGAGCGGCGATCCGCTGGCGGCGCATCAGGCGTGCGTCGATCACGTGCGCGCTGCGGCTGCCGTCGCTCTCGATTACCTCAAGCGCAAACAGGAAGAGACCGGCGACACACCGCCAATCACCCTGCCCATCGCGCTGAAAGAACCGCGCATAGGTCACTGA
- a CDS encoding carboxymuconolactone decarboxylase family protein codes for MSNEKYEKGLKIRTQVLGEAYVQRSIENADDFTRPLQEMVTEYCWGHVWGRDGLSLKERSMINLAMISALNRPHELKLHVRGALRNGLSREQIREILLQVGIYCGVPAAVDSFRLAREAFAEADAEASS; via the coding sequence ATGAGTAACGAGAAGTATGAAAAGGGCCTGAAGATCCGCACCCAGGTGCTGGGCGAAGCCTATGTGCAGCGCTCGATCGAGAACGCCGACGACTTCACCCGCCCGCTGCAGGAAATGGTCACCGAATACTGCTGGGGCCACGTCTGGGGACGCGACGGCCTGTCGCTCAAGGAGCGCAGCATGATCAACCTGGCGATGATCTCGGCGCTCAACCGCCCGCACGAACTGAAACTGCATGTGCGCGGCGCCTTGCGTAACGGCCTGAGTCGTGAGCAAATACGCGAAATTCTGCTTCAGGTCGGTATTTATTGCGGCGTCCCGGCAGCCGTGGACAGTTTCCGGCTCGCCCGTGAAGCCTTCGCCGAAGCCGACGCCGAGGCCTCCAGTTAA